The Bacteroidota bacterium sequence CACCATCGGGGCTGTCTCCGCGGCCCTGGACGTTGACTCCGACGCACTCGTAGCCGCGGGGGTGGGCAGTGTGTCAGACGAGCGCGCGCCCCTCTTGTCCGTCTCTACCGGGGACGCTGGTGATGCCGACGTGTGCGGGGCTGCGCCCTTCTTTGTCGGGGTTGAGACGGTCGTCTTTGCAGTGTCGGCCGTTGCAGTGTCGGCCGTTGCAGTGTCGGCCGTTGCAGTGTCGGCCGTTGCAGCTGACGCGTCCGTGTTGGCCTCTGTCGCCGCTTCGATCTCGTCGGCCTCATGGGTGGGTGCGAGGGTTCCTGCGTAGGCCCCCTTGCGTGATGCTTCGAACGCCTCATGGACACGCGCTGTCGATAGGTCGAGTGCCTCGGCGTACGCTTTCACGAACGCGCGCAGGTATACCGCACTGTAGTCAGGATCCTGCATCAGCACTCCGCTCTCAAAGCGACGCACCACGTCAGCTGGCACGCGCGTGGCCCGCTCGATGTCGGCGATTGATAAGCCGCGCTCCTCTCGGAGGGCGCGGAGATCAGCCTCGAAAGAGGAGCCGGATGGTACCTCGGGCATAAGTTTGGTGGTACGGTGGGGAGCGCCTGCAAGAATACGCACCGCGCCCGACGTAGGAAAGACAACCCCGGCCCACGACATCGCGGCTATGGGCTCCGTCGTCCGCACAAAAAAGCCCGGCTTCTCTGAGGTCACTCTCAGCGAAGCCGGGCGAAAGTCGGGATGACAGGATTTGAACCTGCGACCCCCTGCACCCCATGCAGGTGCGCTACCGGGCTGCGCCACATCCCGAACTACACTGCGCCGCCGTGGGGTTACGGATGGCGAACACAGGACGAGCAAACTACGGCGCGTCGCCGAGGTCCTGCAACAGCTTTACCAGAAAGCCACGCAGCGCCCAGAGGGACGCGCGATCCGGCGGCAGGGTGTCGGTGTCGGTCTCGCTCAACCGCCCGTGAAGCACCTGCCGAGCTCCCTCTTGGGTGTACTTCGCTCCGTAGAGGAGGAATTGGATTCGCTCGACGAGGGCCACGTCTTCCTCGGAGTAGACCCGGTTGCCCATGTCGTCCTTGGCGGGCTGGAGGACGTCGAACTCGGACTCCCAGTAGCGCAGCGTGTGCGCCTTCACGCCGGTGCGTTTCGCAACCTCGCCGATGCTGTACGTGCGACCGTCCTGGTCCATGGAGCGATACTTTAGGGGGGGCTCAAAATCTAACCGACCCATCGGGGGATTGCAAAAGGGACGGCTAGTCCGCTCGATTTGCCCCGCTAGGCGGTCGTGCTTTGCGGATCCTTAGAGATGTGGTCCCCGCTTCGTCATTGGCCCTGGCTCACGCGCGGGCTGGGTGTAGGCGAGCGTCGTCGGGTACCACTCATATCCTTCACGGAATCACCCTGTCCCACCACGCGCCCCTCTGCGAACATGACTCGACTCTGTACGCTTCTCCTCGCTCTTTTTGCCGTCCCCGCTTTCGCTCAGCCGACGCTGTGGGTCGAAGCGCCCGCCTCCGAGGCTCCCATCCGTGCCGATCTGACGGACTATCGGACGGTGCGCATCGACGTCGCCGCGATGAACACGGCGTTGGCCGACCAGGCCACCTCCCGTGCCCCCTTCACGATGCGGCTCCCCATGCCGGAAGGAGGTGCCCACGAGGTCACGATGACGGAGGCGCCCGTGCTTGCCCCAGGCCTGCAAGCGCGCTACCCAGAGATTCGTACCTACGTGGTCCAAGGACCCGCAAACGGCCGCCTCTCGCTCACGCCTGAGGGGCTCTCGGGTTTGCTGTACGACGCGGCGGGCACCCTCGTCATCGAGCCCCTTGCCGCGCCAGTCACGCGGCAGGCACAGCACCACGCGGTCTTCCGCCCCTCCGCGATGCGGATTCCAGACATCGTCATGCAGTCGATCACCGACGATGTGCTCTTGGTTGACAACGTGCCCCCGAAGGCGTCGCCCCGAAACGCTGCGTCCTTTGGCGAGACGCTGCGTACATACCGCCTCGCTGTGACCGTGCGTGGTGAGTACACGCAGCGGCGTGCCCGGGGCAGCGCCTCGCGCGCCCTCGCGTTCATCGCCGCGAGCGTTAACCGTGTCAACGCCATCTTCGAGCGCGACATGGCCATCCGGTTTGAGCTCGTCGAGAACAATGACCTCCTCGTCTACGACGACCCGGACACGGACCCGTACACCACGACCGGAGGCGAGTTGCTCGACCAGGCGCAGACCAACATCGATGCCATCATCGGCGACGAGAACTACGACCTCGGGCACCTCATTTCCTTCGACGAAGGCGGCGGCCTCGCTGATCTCGGGGTCATATGCGTATCGGGCTTGAAGTCCTTCGGCTACTCGGGCGTGGGCAACGAGACGACCCCATTCGATCTGCTCGTCTTCCCGCACGAACTCGGGCATCAGCTCGGCGCGCCGCATGCGTTCGTGCAGCCGTCCTCCGACTTCGACCCCGCATTCTTCGGCGTAGAGCCTGGCCCCGGCTACACCATCATGTCGTATCCCCACTTCGCGACCTACCGCCGCGTGGATGAGCAAGTAGGCTACCACTTCCACGGTGCCTCCATCGAATTCATGAATCGCTACGTTCGCGGCCCCCAGGGAGACTGTGGCACCGAGACACCCATCGACAACGACATACCCGTGGTGACGGCGGAGACCGTGGTCACGATCCCACCGGGCGCGTTTCTCACGCTCGAAAGCGAGGCCAGCGACAATTCGAGCACGACGCTCACCTACGCCTGGGAGCAGCTGGACACCTATGGCAACGGTACGGGGGCCATCCCACTCGTCCGCGCCTTTGACCCAAACCCGTCTTCGTCCCGGATCGTCCCCGACTTCGACCGCTTCCTGATCAACCGTCCCCTCCGGGACGAAGAGCCGCTCGAAGCTGGGATTACGTATCGGTTCCAGGTCACCGTACGCGATAACCTTGGCGGGGGCGGTGCCCAATCTGTTGCCCAAACCAGCGTGCGAGTCATCGATTCCGACGAGCTCTTTGAGATTACGTCTGTAGGGGAGGACGTGGTCTATGCGCCCGGCGAGCCGGTCGAGGTCACCTGGAACGTTGCAGGCTCCGACGACGCCGAGGCTGGAGCCGCCACAGTAGACGTGATGGTCTCGACCGACAACGGCGAGACCTGGGAGCCCGTTGCTGAGAACGTCGCGAACGATGGCACCGAGACGGTGACAATGCCGCTCACGCCCACCGACGAGGGCCGCCTGATGGTACGCGCTGTCGGGGCTCCGTTCTTTACCGCCACGGCCGAGACGTTCGAGATCAGCGGCGTCGTGTCCGCCGAGGACGGCGCCACACCCGAGACAATCACCGTCTCGTCGGTGTGGCCCAACCCGACGGCCTCCGAAGCGCGGGTGCAAGTGCGCCTCACCGAGCCGACGTCCGTCCGTGCAACGGTCTACGACGCGCTCGGACGCACGGTCACGGTTGTCGAAAACAGGAGCGCCTTCGGCACGATCACGATGCCCTTCGACATGTCGGGCCTCTCTGCCGGAGTCTACCTCGTCCGGGTGGAGAGCGAGGCGTTTGTAGAAACCCGCCGCTTTGTCGTGGCGCGCTAAGCGGCTCGTCCCAGCGACGAAGCGAACCGAGCGGACACGCCTCGCTGAGTGGCGTGTCCGTTTTCATTCCGGCGCTCCTCGCTCCTCGGGCGCGACCTCCGATGCGCAGCAAGTAGGGAGGATCCGAGCCGTCTGTTGGGTGGTTTTCCCTCGACCGTAGCTGTCCGACGCCGTTCTGGCATGAAGGCTGCGCACCTTGTTGGTGCCGCGTAATTTGCGGCACCCTCCCACCCGTTTTCGCTCCTCACCCATGCGCCTGCTGCTCTGGCTCGTCCTTGCACTCCCGCTGCTGGTCGTGTGGCCCGAGGACACGGGCGGCAGCCGCGACGTGGTCTCGCAGGACCCCTGGCCGGGCACCGGCGCCTGGGCCGATGCCGTGCTCGACACGCTCTCACTCGACGCGAAAGTCGGCCAGCTAATCCTCACCGACGCGCATGGGCGGCCCGATCACCTCTCCGGTGGTCACTTCCGACGGCTCACAAGCCGGGTGGAGGACTATGGCGTTGGCGGCCTGCTGTTTTTTCGAGGGAACGCCAACGATCAAGCAGAACTGACTCGCCGACTTCAGCAACGTGCGGCCATCCCGCTGCTCATCGCGCAGGACATGGAGACGGGCGCAGGCATGCGGACGAGCGGCACAACGCGCTTCCCCAACGCCATGGCCCTCGGAGCCACCGGCGACCCGGCCCTGGCCTATGCCATGGGGCGCGGCATCGCAGCCGAGTCGCGCGTGCTGGGTATCCACCAGAACTATGCGCCCGTCGCAGACCTGAACACGAACCCGCGCAATCCGATCATCAACGTGCGGGCGTTCGGCGCCGACCCACGTGCGGCTAGCCGGATGGTCATCGGCTATGCCCAGGGGTTGCAGGATGGCGGTGTCGTCGCCACGCTCAAGCATTTCCCCGGCCACGGCGACACCCAGGTCGATTCCCACGCCGACCTGCCTGTGCTCCCGTTTCGCCGAGAGCGTCTCGACGCGACCGAGTGGATGCCCTTCCGCGAGGGCGTCGCGGCTGGCGTGATGAGCGTCATGACGGGCCACCTTGCGCTCCCGGCCCTCGACGATCGACCCAACACGCCTGCCACCCTCTCGAAACCCATCACGACCGGCGTCCTCCGCGAGGAACTGGGGTTCGAAGGCCTGATCGTGACCGATGGGATGAACATGGAGGGTGTTGCCAAGCACTACGCTCCGGGCGAGGCTGCCGTCCGCGCCGTCGAAGCCGGGGCCGACCAACTCATTCTCACACGGGACGAGCGCGCCGTGAAGCGCGCCCTGCTGGCAGCGGTACGCTCAGGTCGACTCGCGGAAGACCGCATCGACGCCTCGGTCCGGCGCATTCTTCGCATGAAGGAGTGGCTCGGGTTGCATCAATCTGCACCGCCCGCCAACACAGAACCTGGTGAGGAGGCGTTTCCTATCCCCGTCTCGGGCACGCCGACCGACGCCGAAGGCTATCCATGGGGCACACGCGCTCTGCTTCAACGCACGCCCCCTCGCCCTGATGTCGATGCGCTGGCCGCACCTTCGACGTCGTTGCTCGCACGCAACGCTCGACTGGCTCGGACCATTGTACAGCGCGCGCTCACGCTCACCCGCAATGAGGGCGACGTACTCCCGCTGCGTACAGATCAGCGTGTTCTCGTTGTGTCTGTTTCGGACGGCAGCCGTGCTTCCGTCGGGCGACCGCTAGCCAACCGCCTCTCCGTCGTACTTGATGGAGAGGCCACCTACCGCTTTGCCCGGCGTGGGGCTTCAGACGCGGACCATGCGGCCCTCGCCCGGCTTGCCGCCGAGCACGATGTCGTCGTTCTCTCGACGCACTTGCAGGTGCGCAACTACAGCGGTCGCATCGGGCTGCCGTCGCGGCACCAAGCCCTCGTCAACCGGCTCGTTGGCACCGAGACGCCCGTCGTGCTCGCCGCGTTTGGCAATCCGTACGTCCTGCTCGGCGTCGACCAGCCCGCCGGGTTTTTGGCCGCCTACGACACACGAGACTATGTCCAGGAGGCGGTCGCTGATGCGCTCGTTGGCCTCTACCCGATCCAGGGCTCGCTCCCCATCGACATCCCTGGGCTGCACGCGGTCGGGGATGGCATTCTGGTGGCCCAGGCGCGCCTACGCGACGGCACCGCCGACGACGTCGGCATGGTTGCCGACTCCCTAGATGCCGTCGATCTCACGATGCAGGAAGCGGTCACCCGGCGGGTGTTTCCAGGCGCAGCGCTGGCCATTGGACGAGCTGGGGTGCTCGTAAAACAAGAGAGCTACGGGCGTTTCACGTATGGCGAGCGCTTCGCTGACCCCGTCCTCCAGCGATCGATCGAAACGGATACCGTGTTCGACCTCGCATCGGTCACCAAGGTCGCGGCCACGACGGTTGCGGCCATGATGCTCGTTGACCAAGGCCGGCTCAATCTCGACGCACCCGTGGCCCACTACATCCCGGCCTTCGGGGCCGGCGGCAAGGACATCGTGACGGTTCGCCAACTCCTCGCCCACCAGGGCGGGCAACGCGTCTTCCACCCGTTCCACACCCACGGCATCACCGACCCCGACTCGGTCCGCGCGTTCATCTACGCCGACTCGCTGCGCTATACCCCCGGCCAGGGCACGCGCTACAGCGACTTCGACATGATCGTCCTCGGCGACGTGATCGAAGCCATCGGCGGGCTGCCGTTCGACGAGTTTCTGCGCCAAGCCGTCTTCGAGCCGCTCGGCATGACCAGCACAGGCTTTCGGCCGGTAGGCTTCCGTGACGAGGCCGTCGTGCCCACCGAGATCGACCGGAATTTCCGCAGCCGCCTGCTGCAAGGCGAGGTCCACGACGAGACGGCATCGATCTTGGGCGGGGTGGCCGGGCATGCCGGGCTATTCTCGACGGCCGAGGACTTGAGTACGCTCGCGTTCATGCTCGCCAACGGAGGCATCGCGCACGGTCGCCGGTTTTTCTCCGAGGCCACGCTCAACACCTTTATCGAGCGGGTCTCGCCTCGCGGTGCGTTCCCGATGGCGCTGGGGTGGATGGCCTACCGCCCCCCTGGCGAGGGCTTTTCCTCGGCTGGGCAGCACTTTGGGCCTCGCAGCTTCGGCCATACGGGCTTCACGGGGTGCTCCCTCTGGATCGACCCAGATCAAGAGCTGTTCGTGGTCCTGCTCACGAACCGGACCTGGCCGAGCCGCGGCCGCTCGGCCATCAACCGGCTTCGGGCCAGCGTGGCCGACCTCGCTGCCCAATCGGTGGTGGCCGCCCCCCACGCCGTCGAGTGGATAGACTGACGGGTGCTCCCGAGAGGTCGATCAGACTGACCCTCGTGGGGATTGGCCCTACACAGTGAGGCGGGGTGCCTTGCTGGAGCTTCACTTGGGGAGGCCTTCGCCCGTGGTGCACTTTGCGAGCGGTTCAGTGCCAACCACCTCGCTCCCGTGATGCCCCGCCTTATTCCCTCCTCCTCGCGCCTCGGGCGCTGGCTTCGATTTGGCCGCTCCCACGTGCGCCTCGAAATTGCGCATGCGCAGCGGCTGCTGCGGACTCGTATTCCGGGGTCCAAGCTGCGCGTCCAGCAAGCGGTAGGCGTGCTATTTGCGGGCGCCGTCGCCGTCGGGGCCGCACAGTTTGTGCCGGAGGCACTGCCCCGCGAAGCCCGTCTGATGGCGGGCATTTTCGTCCTAGCCGCCCTGCTGTGGACCACCGAGGCGCTGCCACTCTTCGCCACGGCTCTGCTGGTGATCGCGCTGGAAGTGGTGCTTCTGGCTAACCCAGGCGACTGGCCGGGCTTGGGTTTTACAGGAGCAGAGACACCGCCCTACCAAACATTTCTCGCCCCCCTGGCCAGCCCGATCATCTATCTGTTTCTGGGTGGCTTCATCGTGGCGAGAGCCGCCGTGAAAGAGGGGGTCGACGCCAGCCTCGCCAGCCTCGTGCTGCGGCTCTTTCAAGGCCGCCCGCGCCTGGTCATGCTCGGGCTCATGATCGCCACGGCCACGTTCTCCATGTTCATGTCCAACACGGCCACCACGGCGATGATGATCACGCTCGTCGGGCCGATGCTAGTGCAGATCCCGAAGGACGACCCGGTGCGCCGTGGCCTACTGCTCTCGGTGCCGTTCGCGGCCAACATCGGTGGCATGGGCACACCCGTTGCCTCGCCGCCGAACGCGGTGGCGCTGGGCGTCCTCGCCGAATCCGGTCTCGCCATATCGTTTGGTGCGTGGATGCTCATCGCCGTGCCCCTCGGCGCAGTGCTTCTCGTCATAGCGTGGCTGCTGATCCAGCGGCTCTATCCCGCCCAGACGGCAGGGCTTCACCTGCAACCCATCACAAGCCGGCTCACCGGCCGGGGCTATGTCGTGCTCGCGGTAGCGTTGAGCACGATCGCGCTGTGGCTCGCTGAGCCCTGGCATGGGCTGCCTACCGCCGTGGTCGCACTCCTCCCGGTGGTCGCGTTCACTTCGCTCGGCGTTCTCAACCGGTACGACTTCGACGCCTTGCAATGGAACGTGCTGGTCCTCATCGCAGGCGGTCTTGCCTTAGGTGTCGGCATGCGGCTCACGGGTCTGGACGTAGCCCTCGTGCAAGCGCTGCCTACGGGCGGAGCCACTGCGCTACTGATCCTGACTGCGGGCACTCTCGTCCTGAGCACGTTCATGTCCAACACCGCCGCGGCCAACCTCGTGCTCCCTATCGGTATCTCACTGGCGATGGCGACGGGCGACCCGGCGTCGGGCATCGAAGTGGCCCTGTGCATCGCACTGGTTGCCTCTTCGGCCATGGCGCTTCCTGTCAGCACGCCGCCCAATGCGATCGCCTACGCCCAGGGCGAACTGACGACCCGCGACATGGTGATGGCAGGCACGATCGTGAGCCTGCTCGCACTGGCGCTGATCGCGGGACTCGGACCGTTCGTGATTGGATACTGGATTCGCTAGTCGGGACGACCGAACGCACTCGGAAGCCGGTACAGCGCCTGCGCAGTCAGAACGTAGAGCGTCGTCCCCACGAGCGTCGCGCCGACGAGCGGCATCGGGTCAGGCCTGGCCGTCGCGAGCACATCGCCGTCGCTGGAGATGAGCACGACGCGGTCGGCTCCTGCAACGAGGAGGCGGCCTTGCACATACGCGACCGCTTCGGGAGGCACGGGGAGGTCGATGGTGCGCAAGCGGAAGCCATAGGTGTCGAAGACAACCAGCCGGCTGCGCCCGCGGTCCGCGACGTAGAGCGTCCCGTCGTCGCCAACGGAGAGGTCGACCGGGGCGCGGAGACCCCCGAGCGTCCGCTCGAAGCGACGTTCCTGGTCGAGGGTGAGCACGGTCCGGCTACGCGCGTCGAGGATGTAGAGGTCGCCCGTGGGGCTCAACGCAACGGCGGACGGGTCGCCCGGAATGGGATCCTCGACCCGCTCGGACGGCCCGTCGTCGCCTGGGAGTTCGACGGGGATCGACCGGACGAGCCGGAAGTCGCGCTCGAAACGCTGCACGCGCTGGTTGCCGAGGTCCGCCACGAAGAACGCGAGCCCGTTCGTCGGGTCGAGATCGGCCGGTTCGAAAAAGCCGTAGTCGCCACTACCGGGCCCGCCGTGGGTGGTCAGGACCGTGCCAGCAGCGTCGAGCACCGTCACGGTAGCCGTCGCAGCATCGACCACGTAGAGCCGCCCTGCTGGGTCTGCACTCAGCGAGGTCGCGTCTTGAAACGTGGCGATTCGAGTCATGACGGTGTCCGTCTTGGTCAACGTGGCTCCGTCCGGTGCCGCCGGGGTTCTTCCGTCTGGTGACGCCGTGCATGCCGAGGCCAGACACACCACCAAGGCGAGCACCCAAAGGATGCCTACGGCTCGTCGCACTTGAGCAGGCTGTAGAGTGGTTGGCGTAGCACGCACCATCACGAAGCAGGGCGCTGCAGCCCCTTCTGTCCGATGTCGCGGCGAAACTGCAGACCGTCGAAGCACACCGTGCCGACCCGCGCGTAGGCGGCGTCGAGAGCGTCCTGCAGCGACGCGCCCCGGGCCGTGACGCCGAGCACCCGACCGCCGCTCGTTTCGAGGGTCCCGTCGTCCGTCCGGCACGTGCCTGCGTGGTAGACCATCGTATCCCCGTCTGCATCGCCATTCTCCAGGCCAGCGATCGCCAAGCCCTTCTCGTACGGCCCAGGGTACCCCTCCGACGCCACGACCACGCAGGCCGCTGCGCCGTCGTGCATGGCGACACGGATCTCGCTGAGCAGGTGGTCGTGCTGGGCGCGAAGCAAGTCCACGAGGTCGGTCTTCAGGAGCGGAAGCACCACCTGCGTCTCTGGGTCGCCGAGGCGGCAGTTATACTCGACCACTTTGGGGCCGTCTGCGGTGACCATCAGGCCAACGTAGAGAAAGCCGCGATACGGTGTACCGTCCTTCGCCATGCCTTTCAGGGTCGGCTCGACGATGCGCGCCTCGATCTGCGCGAGCAGCGTGGGGGTGACGACGGGTGCAGGCGCGTAGGCGCCCATGCCCCCGGTGTTCGGCCCGGTGTCGCCGTCACCGACGCGTTTGTGGTCTTGGGCCGGTGCAAAGAGGACGTATTCCATCCCGTCTGTCAGGACGAAGACGCTCGCCTCCTCGCCCTCCATGAACTCCTCAACCACGACCTTGGCGCCGGCCTCACCGAACGCCTTGTCGCGGAGGATGTGTGCGAGGCCTGCGAGCGCCTCTTCCCGCGTCGTGGGAATGAGGACGCCTTTGCCCGCTGCCAGGCCGTCGGCTTTTAGCACGAGTGGCAACGGATGCGCTTCGACATAGGCACAGGCCTCGGCGTAGTCATTTGTGGTAAAGGTGCGGCTGCGGGCCGTGGGAATGGTGTGGCGGTCCATAAACGCCTTCGCGAAGGCTTTCGACCCTTCGAGTTGTGCAGCGGCCGCACTGGGGCCGATCACATCGATGCCGACGCTGCCGAGGGCATCGGCCAGCCCCTTCACCAAGGGCACCTCTGGTCCGACGACGACGAGGTCCACGCTTCGCGCTTCCGCGAGGGCGACAAGGCCCTCGACGTCGTCGGCGGCGACGGGGACGTTTTCCGCGAGCGAAGCAGTGCCGGCGTTGCCCGGTGCGCAGAGGAGATTGG is a genomic window containing:
- a CDS encoding MerR family transcriptional regulator; translation: MDQDGRTYSIGEVAKRTGVKAHTLRYWESEFDVLQPAKDDMGNRVYSEEDVALVERIQFLLYGAKYTQEGARQVLHGRLSETDTDTLPPDRASLWALRGFLVKLLQDLGDAP
- a CDS encoding reprolysin-like metallopeptidase, with amino-acid sequence MTRLCTLLLALFAVPAFAQPTLWVEAPASEAPIRADLTDYRTVRIDVAAMNTALADQATSRAPFTMRLPMPEGGAHEVTMTEAPVLAPGLQARYPEIRTYVVQGPANGRLSLTPEGLSGLLYDAAGTLVIEPLAAPVTRQAQHHAVFRPSAMRIPDIVMQSITDDVLLVDNVPPKASPRNAASFGETLRTYRLAVTVRGEYTQRRARGSASRALAFIAASVNRVNAIFERDMAIRFELVENNDLLVYDDPDTDPYTTTGGELLDQAQTNIDAIIGDENYDLGHLISFDEGGGLADLGVICVSGLKSFGYSGVGNETTPFDLLVFPHELGHQLGAPHAFVQPSSDFDPAFFGVEPGPGYTIMSYPHFATYRRVDEQVGYHFHGASIEFMNRYVRGPQGDCGTETPIDNDIPVVTAETVVTIPPGAFLTLESEASDNSSTTLTYAWEQLDTYGNGTGAIPLVRAFDPNPSSSRIVPDFDRFLINRPLRDEEPLEAGITYRFQVTVRDNLGGGGAQSVAQTSVRVIDSDELFEITSVGEDVVYAPGEPVEVTWNVAGSDDAEAGAATVDVMVSTDNGETWEPVAENVANDGTETVTMPLTPTDEGRLMVRAVGAPFFTATAETFEISGVVSAEDGATPETITVSSVWPNPTASEARVQVRLTEPTSVRATVYDALGRTVTVVENRSAFGTITMPFDMSGLSAGVYLVRVESEAFVETRRFVVAR
- a CDS encoding glycoside hydrolase family 3 N-terminal domain-containing protein, producing MRLLLWLVLALPLLVVWPEDTGGSRDVVSQDPWPGTGAWADAVLDTLSLDAKVGQLILTDAHGRPDHLSGGHFRRLTSRVEDYGVGGLLFFRGNANDQAELTRRLQQRAAIPLLIAQDMETGAGMRTSGTTRFPNAMALGATGDPALAYAMGRGIAAESRVLGIHQNYAPVADLNTNPRNPIINVRAFGADPRAASRMVIGYAQGLQDGGVVATLKHFPGHGDTQVDSHADLPVLPFRRERLDATEWMPFREGVAAGVMSVMTGHLALPALDDRPNTPATLSKPITTGVLREELGFEGLIVTDGMNMEGVAKHYAPGEAAVRAVEAGADQLILTRDERAVKRALLAAVRSGRLAEDRIDASVRRILRMKEWLGLHQSAPPANTEPGEEAFPIPVSGTPTDAEGYPWGTRALLQRTPPRPDVDALAAPSTSLLARNARLARTIVQRALTLTRNEGDVLPLRTDQRVLVVSVSDGSRASVGRPLANRLSVVLDGEATYRFARRGASDADHAALARLAAEHDVVVLSTHLQVRNYSGRIGLPSRHQALVNRLVGTETPVVLAAFGNPYVLLGVDQPAGFLAAYDTRDYVQEAVADALVGLYPIQGSLPIDIPGLHAVGDGILVAQARLRDGTADDVGMVADSLDAVDLTMQEAVTRRVFPGAALAIGRAGVLVKQESYGRFTYGERFADPVLQRSIETDTVFDLASVTKVAATTVAAMMLVDQGRLNLDAPVAHYIPAFGAGGKDIVTVRQLLAHQGGQRVFHPFHTHGITDPDSVRAFIYADSLRYTPGQGTRYSDFDMIVLGDVIEAIGGLPFDEFLRQAVFEPLGMTSTGFRPVGFRDEAVVPTEIDRNFRSRLLQGEVHDETASILGGVAGHAGLFSTAEDLSTLAFMLANGGIAHGRRFFSEATLNTFIERVSPRGAFPMALGWMAYRPPGEGFSSAGQHFGPRSFGHTGFTGCSLWIDPDQELFVVLLTNRTWPSRGRSAINRLRASVADLAAQSVVAAPHAVEWID
- a CDS encoding DASS family sodium-coupled anion symporter codes for the protein MPRLIPSSSRLGRWLRFGRSHVRLEIAHAQRLLRTRIPGSKLRVQQAVGVLFAGAVAVGAAQFVPEALPREARLMAGIFVLAALLWTTEALPLFATALLVIALEVVLLANPGDWPGLGFTGAETPPYQTFLAPLASPIIYLFLGGFIVARAAVKEGVDASLASLVLRLFQGRPRLVMLGLMIATATFSMFMSNTATTAMMITLVGPMLVQIPKDDPVRRGLLLSVPFAANIGGMGTPVASPPNAVALGVLAESGLAISFGAWMLIAVPLGAVLLVIAWLLIQRLYPAQTAGLHLQPITSRLTGRGYVVLAVALSTIALWLAEPWHGLPTAVVALLPVVAFTSLGVLNRYDFDALQWNVLVLIAGGLALGVGMRLTGLDVALVQALPTGGATALLILTAGTLVLSTFMSNTAAANLVLPIGISLAMATGDPASGIEVALCIALVASSAMALPVSTPPNAIAYAQGELTTRDMVMAGTIVSLLALALIAGLGPFVIGYWIR
- a CDS encoding NHL repeat-containing protein is translated as MTRIATFQDATSLSADPAGRLYVVDAATATVTVLDAAGTVLTTHGGPGSGDYGFFEPADLDPTNGLAFFVADLGNQRVQRFERDFRLVRSIPVELPGDDGPSERVEDPIPGDPSAVALSPTGDLYILDARSRTVLTLDQERRFERTLGGLRAPVDLSVGDDGTLYVADRGRSRLVVFDTYGFRLRTIDLPVPPEAVAYVQGRLLVAGADRVVLISSDGDVLATARPDPMPLVGATLVGTTLYVLTAQALYRLPSAFGRPD
- the purD gene encoding phosphoribosylamine--glycine ligase — protein: MRILVVGGGGREHALCHALAQSRHAPNLLCAPGNAGTASLAENVPVAADDVEGLVALAEARSVDLVVVGPEVPLVKGLADALGSVGIDVIGPSAAAAQLEGSKAFAKAFMDRHTIPTARSRTFTTNDYAEACAYVEAHPLPLVLKADGLAAGKGVLIPTTREEALAGLAHILRDKAFGEAGAKVVVEEFMEGEEASVFVLTDGMEYVLFAPAQDHKRVGDGDTGPNTGGMGAYAPAPVVTPTLLAQIEARIVEPTLKGMAKDGTPYRGFLYVGLMVTADGPKVVEYNCRLGDPETQVVLPLLKTDLVDLLRAQHDHLLSEIRVAMHDGAAACVVVASEGYPGPYEKGLAIAGLENGDADGDTMVYHAGTCRTDDGTLETSGGRVLGVTARGASLQDALDAAYARVGTVCFDGLQFRRDIGQKGLQRPAS